The Populus alba chromosome 4, ASM523922v2, whole genome shotgun sequence genome contains a region encoding:
- the LOC118036542 gene encoding auxin-responsive protein SAUR21-like yields MAILLKGIMTAKQILRRSNLLANQATEVPKGFFAVYVGESQKKRFTVPISFLNQPSFQELLRIAEEEFGYNHPMDGLTLPCREDTFIDIISGLNLS; encoded by the coding sequence ATGGCCATCCTTCTTAAGGGTATCATGACTGCTAAGCAAATTCTCCGTCGGTCAAATTTGCTTGCCAACCAAGCAACCGAAGTTCCTAAAGGCTTCTTTGCGGTCTATGTTGGAGAGAGCCAAAAGAAAAGATTCACTGTTCCAATCTCATTCTTGAATCAACCTTCATTCCAAGAATTGCTAAGAATAGCCGAAGAAGAATTCGGATATAATCATCCGATGGACGGTCTTACACTTCCTTGCCGAGAAGATACCTTTATTGACATCATTTCAGGCTTGAATTTATCATAA